The following are encoded together in the Drosophila takahashii strain IR98-3 E-12201 chromosome X, DtakHiC1v2, whole genome shotgun sequence genome:
- the LOC108065479 gene encoding RB1-inducible coiled-coil protein 1-like translates to MLKLTYLSLLLLVILVSQESVAKSQNNGRSTCLLQDPQNQCGDFCLSKIHPMIELVPETNSKLKKVLGEQQSIQMKLVAVQSTVEAQRISMQNSLNDITTKEEFGAKLGDTKEKLMAVIFELKNQLQLQSTKMEDQDTAMQTKLIGLNSELKSQLQYLQTNLESLQRTITKNFAERLNVTEEQLLVSNSELKTQLKEMDTNVRDQDISMQTKLDAQLLAVQKKLEDQNTALSESFEARLNGTEVKMEAQLKELQNKTENQLAVLENQLSALQKTLLETHSALYHKFFYPKFERYGSRYFYFEHTIRKPFDEAAAACRGMGGYLAAFKTQEELEAISIKPEVEIGYYWTGIKLNMYDEFISTASGKPASVFMWNLGEPDHDGECIAMVYGEMSDFDCHHYNNFICQSDNEI, encoded by the coding sequence ATGCTGAAGCTGACATATTTATCTTTGCTGCTCCTTGTTATCCTGGTGTCTCAAGAATCTGTTGCTAAATCACAAAATAATGGGCGATCCACTTGCCTGTTGCAGGACCCACAAAATCAGTGTGGCGACTTCTGCCTTAGCAAGATCCATCCGATGATTGAGTTGGTTCCCGAAACCAATTCCAAACTGAAGAAGGTCCTCGGCGAGCAGCAGTCCATCCAGATGAAGCTCGTGGCAGTTCAGTCGACGGTGGAGGCCCAAAGGATCTCAATGCAGAATTCCTTGAACGACATCACCACGAAAGAAGAGTTTGGGGCGAAACTCGGCGACACGAAGGAAAAACTAATGGCGGtgatttttgaattaaaaaaccaaCTTCAGTTGCAGAGCACCAAAATGGAGGACCAGGATACAGCAATGCAAACCAAACTGATTGGGTTAAATTCCGAGCTCAAAAGTCAGCTGCAATATCTTCAGACGAATCTGGAGTCCCTGCAGAGGACCATCACAAAGAACTTCGCGGAGCGGTTAAATGTGACAGAAGAGCAGCTTTTGGTTTCGAATTCCGAGTTAAAGACCCAACTAAAGGAAATGGACACAAATGTAAGAGATCAGGATATATCCATGCAAACCAAACTGGATGCCCAACTTCTGGCGGTTCAGAAAAAACTGGAGGACCAAAATACAGCTCTTTCCGAATCCTTTGAGGCGAGATTAAACGGAACGGAGGTAAAAATGGAAGCCCAACTAAAGGAGCTTCAAAACAAAACTGAGAACCAACTTGCGGTGCTGGAGAACCAACTATCGGCCTTGCAGAAAACCCTTCTCGAAACACATTCCGCTCTCTATCACAAGTTTTTCTATCCTAAGTTTGAGCGTTATGGCTctcgatatttttatttcgaacATACAATTAGAAAACCCTTTGATGAGGCTGCAGCAGCATGTCGAGGAATGGGCGGCTATTTGGCGGCTTTCAAAACCCAAGAGGAACTCGAAGCCATAAGTATAAAGCCAGAAGTTGAGATTGGTTATTACTGGACTGGCATCAAGCTCAATATGTATGATGAGTTCATATCTACGGCCTCCGGAAAGCCTGCATCCGTTTTTATGTGGAACTTAGGAGAGCCCGACCATGACGGTGAATGCATTGCTATGGTTTACGGGGAGATGAGTGATTTCGATTGTCATCattacaataattttatttgccaatcagacaatgaaatataa